In uncultured Bacteroides sp., the following proteins share a genomic window:
- the bamD gene encoding outer membrane protein assembly factor BamD: MKRNIILTLLIAGALSSCGEYNKLLKSTDTEYKYEAAKNYFAKGKYSKSATLLEDMILPLKGTDKAEESVYMLAMSYYNQGDYSTASHYFTTYYNTYPKGTFVELARFHAGKSLCLDTPEARLDQSGTYKAIQELQMFMEYFPQSSKKQEAQNMIFELQDKLVLKELLAAKLYYNLGNYMGNNYQSCVITAQNALKDYPYAKLREDLSILVLRSKYEMAIQSIEDKKADRFRETVDEYYAFKNEFPESKYSKEVEKIFKESSKEIKD, translated from the coding sequence ATGAAAAGAAATATCATCCTAACATTACTAATAGCTGGCGCTCTTTCCTCATGTGGAGAGTATAATAAATTATTGAAAAGTACTGATACTGAGTACAAATACGAGGCGGCTAAGAACTATTTTGCCAAAGGCAAATACAGTAAATCGGCTACATTGCTGGAGGATATGATTCTCCCTTTGAAAGGTACAGATAAGGCTGAAGAATCAGTGTATATGCTTGCCATGAGTTATTATAATCAGGGTGATTATAGTACAGCATCTCACTATTTCACTACTTACTATAATACTTATCCAAAGGGTACGTTTGTAGAATTGGCTCGTTTCCATGCAGGGAAATCGTTATGTCTGGATACACCGGAAGCAAGACTTGACCAGTCTGGAACATACAAAGCTATTCAGGAACTGCAGATGTTTATGGAATATTTTCCTCAAAGTTCCAAGAAGCAGGAAGCTCAGAACATGATTTTCGAACTGCAGGATAAGCTAGTGCTTAAAGAACTTCTGGCTGCCAAGTTATATTATAACTTAGGAAATTACATGGGTAATAATTACCAGTCTTGTGTAATTACAGCACAGAACGCTTTAAAGGATTATCCTTATGCAAAGCTTCGCGAAGATCTTTCTATTTTGGTATTACGTTCAAAATATGAAATGGCAATTCAAAGTATCGAAGATAAGAAAGCCGATCGTTTTCGTGAAACAGTAGACGAGTATTATGCCTTTAAAAATGAATTTCCTGAAAGTAAATATTCTAAGGAAGTAGAGAAGATATTTAAAGAATCAAGCAAAGAAATAAAAGATTAA
- a CDS encoding amino acid-binding protein, whose protein sequence is MVAKQLSIFLENKSGRLTEVTEVLAKEGINLSALCIAENADFGILRGIVSDPDRAYKVLKENHFAVNITDVVGINCPNVPGALAKVLNYLSEAGVFIEYMYSFANNDTANVIIRPSDMETCIKVLTEKKVDLLAASDLYKL, encoded by the coding sequence ATGGTAGCAAAACAATTATCTATATTTTTGGAAAATAAATCCGGCAGACTCACTGAAGTCACCGAGGTTTTAGCAAAAGAAGGTATCAACCTTTCAGCTTTGTGCATAGCCGAGAATGCAGATTTTGGCATTCTTCGCGGAATTGTTTCCGATCCCGACAGAGCATATAAAGTATTGAAAGAAAATCATTTCGCAGTAAATATAACCGATGTAGTAGGCATTAACTGTCCTAACGTGCCGGGTGCACTGGCTAAGGTTCTTAATTATCTTTCAGAAGCCGGAGTATTTATAGAATATATGTATTCGTTTGCCAACAATGATACTGCAAATGTAATTATCCGTCCAAGCGACATGGAAACATGCATTAAAGTTCTGACAGAAAAAAAGGTTGACCTTTTAGCAGCAAGCGATTTATATAAACTATAA
- a CDS encoding DNA-directed RNA polymerase subunit omega, with amino-acid sequence MDYKKTNAPTNTITRDMMDMCADTGNVYETVSIIGKRSNQIGVEIKSDLAKKLQEFASYTDNMEEVFENREQIEISRYYEKLPKPNLIAAQEYLEGKVYYRNPAKEKEKLQ; translated from the coding sequence ATGGATTACAAAAAAACAAATGCTCCAACCAATACCATTACACGTGACATGATGGATATGTGTGCCGATACTGGTAATGTTTATGAAACAGTTTCAATTATTGGTAAACGTTCCAATCAGATTGGTGTTGAAATTAAAAGTGATCTGGCTAAGAAATTGCAGGAGTTTGCTTCATATACAGATAATATGGAGGAAGTATTTGAAAATAGAGAGCAGATTGAGATCTCTCGCTATTACGAGAAATTACCTAAACCTAACTTAATTGCCGCACAGGAATATCTGGAAGGAAAGGTTTATTACAGAAATCCAGCAAAGGAAAAAGAAAAATTGCAATAA